The Paeniglutamicibacter sulfureus genome includes a region encoding these proteins:
- a CDS encoding FAD-dependent monooxygenase, translated as MADVIIVGSGPAGMMLAGELALAGIDVAIMERRPTGALTESRAGGFHCRTIEILDQRGIAGRFLDEGTTVQTARFGKSVLDISDFPTRHPYGLGLWQSRIQPILEDWIKELGVPVHRRHEVVGFIQDETGVEVETADGAKIRAAFLVGADGGRSVVRKCAGIDFPGWDATRSNLIAEVEATDEVPSGTHLDESGVHGFSLMPDGRTYRVITTERQVGSRQDPTLGDLSDSLTWAYGTDFGVHTPTSISRFTDATRQAATYRKGRVLLVGDAAHVHYPAGGQGIGLGLQDAVNLGWKLAQVVNGLSPESLLDTYHAERHPVGGRALKHSMAQTALQRADARTEALAETVEELMSMDEPRRHVAALIHGLDITYDLGEGHPLLGRRMPDLDLDTANGPTRVFTLLHDAKPVLLTLDGLSHFEIEPWADHVQQVEARYTGPWRLPLLGDVTPPTAVLIRPDGYVAWVGQGTAQNLTDALCRWFGPGLPAR; from the coding sequence ATGGCAGACGTAATCATCGTGGGAAGTGGACCGGCCGGCATGATGCTGGCTGGTGAGTTGGCACTGGCTGGTATTGACGTGGCGATCATGGAGCGGCGTCCGACAGGGGCCTTGACGGAATCCCGTGCGGGCGGCTTTCACTGTCGCACCATTGAGATCCTTGACCAGCGGGGCATCGCCGGTCGATTCCTGGACGAGGGCACGACCGTGCAGACGGCCCGATTCGGAAAGTCGGTTCTGGATATCAGCGACTTTCCGACGCGGCACCCTTACGGGCTCGGCCTGTGGCAGAGCCGCATCCAACCAATCCTCGAAGACTGGATCAAGGAGCTCGGGGTGCCCGTCCATCGCCGTCATGAGGTGGTTGGCTTCATCCAGGACGAGACCGGCGTCGAAGTCGAGACCGCCGACGGCGCAAAGATCCGGGCCGCGTTTCTTGTCGGCGCGGACGGTGGCCGCAGCGTGGTCCGCAAGTGCGCCGGTATCGACTTCCCCGGCTGGGACGCGACCCGGAGCAACCTGATCGCCGAAGTGGAAGCAACCGATGAAGTACCCTCCGGTACGCACTTGGATGAGTCCGGGGTCCACGGCTTCAGTTTGATGCCGGACGGGCGTACCTATCGTGTCATCACGACGGAGCGACAGGTCGGTTCGAGGCAGGATCCCACCCTGGGTGACCTGAGCGATTCCCTGACCTGGGCGTATGGAACAGACTTCGGAGTGCATACACCGACCTCTATCTCCAGATTCACCGACGCCACCCGGCAGGCAGCAACCTATCGCAAGGGCCGGGTGCTGCTGGTCGGGGACGCCGCTCACGTTCACTATCCCGCAGGCGGCCAGGGGATCGGCTTGGGCCTGCAGGACGCAGTCAACCTTGGGTGGAAGCTCGCACAGGTGGTCAATGGCCTCTCACCCGAGTCCCTTCTGGACACCTACCACGCGGAGCGACACCCCGTCGGTGGTCGCGCGCTCAAGCATTCGATGGCGCAAACAGCCCTGCAACGCGCCGATGCCCGAACCGAGGCGCTCGCCGAGACCGTCGAGGAACTCATGTCGATGGATGAGCCTCGGCGGCACGTTGCCGCACTGATCCACGGACTCGACATCACCTACGACTTAGGGGAGGGGCACCCGCTTCTCGGACGTCGCATGCCGGATCTTGATCTCGATACGGCAAACGGTCCGACCCGTGTCTTCACGCTGCTCCACGATGCAAAGCCGGTCCTGCTAACACTCGACGGTCTGAGCCACTTCGAGATCGAACCCTGGGCCGATCACGTCCAACAGGTCGAGGCCCGGTATACCGGCCCGTGGCGACTGCCCCTCCTGGGTGACGTGACGCCTCCTACCGCCGTGCTAATCCGCCCGGACGGATATGTTGCCTGGGTTGGGCAAGGAACTGCCCAGAACCTGACGGACGCGCTATGCCGCTGGTTCGGCCCTGGGCTGCCAGCGCGATAA
- a CDS encoding tetratricopeptide repeat protein: MTLDKELDRIFAARDRANMQPTIDALLPLLASNPGNARVLYEVGGAYDTAGKEETALGFYENALAAGLKGDLLRRCYVQYGSTLRNVGQYAKSSAVFATARTEFPGSPSLGVFEAITLHAAGRPDEAIASLLDVVVDFVRSPDIDRYKSAISGNAAYLRSLDGRGTPPVAESR; the protein is encoded by the coding sequence ATGACTTTAGACAAGGAGCTGGACAGGATCTTCGCTGCCCGAGACCGGGCGAACATGCAGCCGACCATCGATGCGTTGCTTCCCCTGCTTGCTTCGAATCCCGGGAATGCGCGAGTGCTCTACGAAGTCGGAGGGGCATATGACACTGCTGGCAAGGAAGAAACAGCCCTTGGATTTTACGAGAACGCCCTCGCTGCTGGCCTCAAGGGCGATCTGCTCCGCCGTTGCTATGTCCAATACGGGTCAACCTTGCGAAACGTGGGACAGTACGCAAAGTCCAGCGCGGTCTTCGCGACAGCTCGCACTGAGTTTCCCGGGTCCCCATCGCTGGGGGTGTTCGAAGCAATCACCCTCCACGCAGCAGGCCGACCAGATGAAGCCATTGCTTCGCTGCTTGATGTCGTGGTGGACTTCGTTCGCTCTCCGGACATCGATAGATACAAGTCGGCGATCAGTGGGAACGCGGCCTATCTCCGCTCGCTGGATGGACGAGGTACACCCCCGGTAGCTGAGTCCCGCTGA
- a CDS encoding DUF6966 domain-containing protein encodes MSSKRWAVETVRDEILSAIAEVRTVARSESDKQRSHAADWLHELFVGVADRRGLRAAAAKAFSLYGGTGSFSDVGSAESAHAVDRLAKGLRRGRFWLLRHS; translated from the coding sequence ATGAGTAGCAAACGATGGGCTGTTGAAACTGTCCGCGATGAAATCCTCTCCGCAATCGCCGAAGTCCGCACCGTTGCTCGCTCCGAAAGCGACAAGCAGCGGAGCCACGCTGCCGACTGGCTCCACGAGCTGTTCGTCGGCGTCGCGGACAGGCGCGGTCTCCGTGCGGCCGCTGCAAAAGCCTTCAGCTTGTATGGCGGGACGGGGTCGTTTTCCGACGTCGGGTCGGCCGAGTCGGCTCACGCGGTCGACAGGTTGGCCAAGGGCCTCCGGCGTGGGCGTTTCTGGTTACTGCGCCACTCTTGA
- a CDS encoding class I SAM-dependent methyltransferase — MTQDTDYDSFAEAYSTENETSLINGFYERPAMIKLAGDVRNRRILDAGCGSGPLTKALRDRGASVTGFDSSEAMISLARKRLGAEADLLTADLGQPLPFAEETFDDVISSLVFHYLQDWLSPLQEIRRVLRPGGRLIMSVNHPILYPWTNPGSDYFKLTKYSDEHTFNGQPAILTYWHRPLHEMTDAFAKAGFQIEVVSEPPFSADAPPELIPPQFEGRESFLSFIFFVLRAK, encoded by the coding sequence ATGACGCAGGACACCGATTACGACAGCTTTGCCGAAGCGTACTCGACTGAAAATGAAACCAGTCTGATCAATGGATTCTACGAACGGCCGGCGATGATCAAACTCGCAGGGGATGTCCGTAATCGTCGAATTCTAGATGCTGGCTGCGGTTCCGGGCCGCTGACGAAGGCGCTCCGTGATCGCGGCGCCAGCGTGACAGGATTTGACTCCAGTGAAGCAATGATCAGCCTTGCCCGGAAAAGACTTGGTGCGGAAGCAGATCTGCTGACAGCCGACCTCGGCCAGCCGCTGCCATTCGCCGAGGAAACGTTCGATGACGTGATTTCCTCGCTGGTTTTTCACTATTTGCAAGACTGGCTGAGTCCGCTACAGGAGATACGGCGAGTACTGCGACCCGGAGGCCGACTCATCATGTCTGTCAACCATCCGATCCTCTACCCATGGACCAACCCCGGTTCCGACTACTTCAAGCTCACGAAGTATTCAGATGAGCACACGTTCAATGGCCAACCGGCGATCCTCACATATTGGCATCGACCATTGCACGAAATGACGGACGCATTTGCCAAGGCCGGATTCCAGATCGAGGTAGTCAGTGAACCACCGTTCTCTGCCGATGCGCCCCCGGAACTCATCCCGCCTCAATTCGAAGGCAGGGAATCGTTCTTGAGCTTTATTTTCTTCGTGCTGCGTGCGAAATGA
- the ppk2 gene encoding polyphosphate kinase 2 has translation MQLLDLAAHGYSVRDDDDDDPVLLTSTGEVVDTWREGYPYSSRMDRAQYDLEKRLLQIELLKLQVWVKATGRRLVVLFEGRDAAGKGGTIKRFTEHLNPRGARVVALEKPSERESTQWFFQRYIAHLPAAGEMVLFDRSWYNRSGVERVMRFCTREQFDRFMHQAPAFERQLVDDGIVLVKFWFSVSRREQLTRFTIRQIDPVRQWKLSPTDLASLDKWDAYTEAKEETFRSTDTDWAPWTVVKSNDKKRARLEAMRHVLSLFDYEGKDHELVGAPDPHIVGPASAVVADGEEF, from the coding sequence ATGCAATTGCTTGATTTGGCCGCCCACGGCTACTCCGTCCGCGACGACGATGATGACGACCCGGTCCTGTTGACCTCCACCGGCGAAGTCGTGGACACCTGGCGGGAGGGCTACCCGTACTCCTCGCGCATGGACCGTGCCCAGTACGACCTGGAAAAGCGGTTGTTGCAGATCGAGCTGCTCAAGCTGCAGGTCTGGGTCAAAGCCACCGGGCGCCGACTCGTGGTGCTCTTCGAGGGCCGCGACGCCGCCGGCAAGGGCGGGACCATCAAGAGGTTCACCGAGCATTTGAACCCGCGCGGGGCCCGCGTCGTGGCATTGGAAAAGCCCAGTGAACGCGAATCCACCCAGTGGTTCTTCCAGCGCTACATCGCCCACCTGCCGGCCGCCGGGGAAATGGTCCTCTTCGACCGCTCCTGGTACAACCGTTCCGGCGTCGAACGCGTGATGCGCTTCTGCACCCGGGAGCAATTCGACAGGTTCATGCACCAGGCACCTGCCTTCGAGCGGCAGCTGGTTGATGACGGGATCGTTCTGGTGAAGTTCTGGTTCTCGGTTTCCCGCCGCGAACAGCTCACCCGCTTCACCATCCGCCAGATCGACCCGGTTCGGCAGTGGAAGCTTTCCCCCACCGACCTCGCCTCGCTGGACAAGTGGGACGCCTACACCGAGGCCAAGGAAGAGACCTTCCGCAGCACGGATACCGATTGGGCACCGTGGACCGTGGTGAAGTCCAATGACAAGAAGCGCGCCAGGCTCGAGGCAATGCGCCACGTGCTGAGCCTCTTCGACTACGAGGGCAAGGATCACGAGCTCGTGGGGGCCCCCGACCCGCACATCGTCGGACCCGCCTCGGCAGTCGTCGCCGACGGTGAGGAATTCTAG
- a CDS encoding M1 family metallopeptidase — protein MSHTQQTDTTTATEASFIPDAYVPRSGSADYRVTHYDLDLDCKLGGNRLDGRATITAVALVELHRISLDLSGLRASRCQVNGAKVARSTQKAGKLELHLVTPVPAGEQFTVEIRYGGVPNVRDGIWGEVGWEELTDGVLVAGQPNGAPTWFPCNDHPSQKASYRISVNTDAGYRPVCNGKLVDRQRRSSRERWTYEVHEPMATYLATMQIGRYELRSLAGTEAGAAPLGGRHAGAPVPVPQLVASNTSQLRRVSSALADQPRMMETFIEAFGPYPFEDYTVVVTEDDLEIPLEAHGISILGNNHLLPGWEQQRLIAHELSHQWFGNSLTVGSWEDIWLHEGFACYAEWIWSEASGGPSADSRARDAWAMIESLEQDITIGAPGPKDMFDDRVYKRGALTLHALRLASGDRAFFAMLRAWTGARRHGTVTYRLFRDHVDAHLPTALSAEAFLKPWLFEKALPALPAPAAN, from the coding sequence ATGAGCCACACCCAACAGACCGACACCACCACCGCCACCGAGGCTTCCTTCATCCCGGATGCCTACGTGCCCCGCTCCGGCAGCGCCGACTACCGTGTCACGCACTACGACCTGGACCTGGACTGCAAGCTCGGGGGCAACCGGCTCGACGGCAGGGCCACCATCACCGCCGTGGCCCTGGTCGAGCTGCACCGCATCAGCCTGGACCTGTCCGGGCTGCGGGCCTCGCGCTGCCAGGTCAACGGTGCCAAGGTGGCCCGGTCCACGCAGAAGGCCGGCAAGCTGGAGCTCCACCTGGTGACCCCGGTGCCCGCCGGGGAGCAGTTCACCGTGGAGATCCGCTACGGCGGGGTCCCGAATGTGCGCGATGGCATCTGGGGCGAGGTCGGCTGGGAGGAACTCACCGACGGGGTGCTCGTGGCCGGACAGCCCAACGGGGCCCCCACCTGGTTCCCCTGCAACGACCACCCCAGCCAAAAGGCAAGCTACAGGATCTCCGTCAACACCGACGCCGGGTACCGCCCGGTTTGCAACGGAAAACTCGTTGACCGCCAGCGGCGCTCCAGCCGCGAACGTTGGACCTACGAGGTCCACGAGCCCATGGCCACCTACCTGGCTACTATGCAGATCGGCCGCTACGAGCTGCGCTCCCTGGCCGGCACCGAAGCCGGTGCCGCACCGCTGGGCGGACGGCATGCAGGTGCCCCGGTCCCGGTGCCCCAGCTGGTTGCCTCGAACACCTCCCAGCTGCGCCGGGTTTCCTCCGCATTGGCCGATCAGCCCCGGATGATGGAAACCTTCATCGAGGCCTTCGGCCCCTACCCCTTCGAGGACTACACCGTGGTGGTCACGGAGGACGACCTGGAAATCCCGCTGGAGGCGCACGGGATTTCCATCCTGGGCAACAACCACCTGCTCCCGGGATGGGAGCAGCAGCGATTGATCGCCCACGAGCTGTCCCACCAGTGGTTCGGGAACTCGCTGACCGTCGGGTCGTGGGAGGACATCTGGCTGCATGAGGGCTTCGCCTGCTATGCCGAATGGATCTGGTCCGAGGCCTCCGGCGGCCCGAGCGCCGATTCACGCGCCAGGGACGCTTGGGCGATGATTGAATCCCTGGAGCAGGACATCACCATCGGGGCCCCCGGGCCCAAGGACATGTTCGACGACCGGGTCTACAAGCGCGGTGCGCTGACGCTGCACGCCCTGCGGCTGGCATCGGGCGATCGTGCGTTTTTCGCGATGTTGCGGGCCTGGACCGGGGCCCGGCGCCACGGGACGGTCACCTACCGGCTCTTCCGGGACCACGTGGACGCGCACCTGCCCACCGCACTCTCCGCCGAGGCGTTCCTGAAACCCTGGCTCTTTGAAAAGGCGTTGCCGGCACTGCCTGCCCCGGCGGCAAACTGA
- a CDS encoding Pls/PosA family non-ribosomal peptide synthetase translates to MVGLHRPGPSPTGGWAEHHFQKATVETTPSIADNGSTAPLFLPQYPGSELAPKPRTLIDILEASAAAHPEAPALDDGERSLTYAELLVAVDEMAGRLRAAGLGAGDHIGIRIPSGTRELYIGILATMRIGAAYVPVDADDPEERAQLVFSEAKVAAVVGEKGKITSLRETANPAPARDAALGDDAWIIFTSGSTGTPKGVAITQRSAAAFVDAEARIFLTSEPLGAEDRVLAGLSVAFDASCEEMWLAWRHAACLVPAPRALVRSGMDLGPWLVTRGVTVVSTVPTLAALWPAEALENVRLLIFGGEACPPELAARLAVPGREVWNTYGPTEATVVACAAQMDGMDPVRIGLPLEGWDLAVVDASGFPVAPGQSGELIIGGVGLGRYLDPAKDAEKYAPFETLGWERAYRSGDLVQADPEGLVFLGRMDEQVKLGGRRIELGEIDAALQSLPEVSGAAAAVKTTAAGNQILVGYLAADPAYDTSAARGRLADMLPAPLIPLLAIVDTLPTKTSGKVDRNALPWPLPGATATGPEGVLPDLGQDAAWVIEQWTRVLGTPVGSLDTDFFASGGGSLSAAQLVSALRVRYRTVTVAEIYSHPRIGSLLEALGTSSGAEPETRIVERTTRRAQVFQTLMGIPTFILVGMRWLVYLAAGNNVLGALGVFTDAPRLSWWAVAALWLVFVSSPGRMALSVIAARMLLRNLKPGNYPRSGKVHLRLWMAQQIADLVDPVSLGNAHWIQFYARALGAKIGADVQLHSIPPVTGLLTVGRGASIEPEVDLTGYWIDGDRVHVGTVEVGAQATVGARSTLMPGSVVADGVELAAGSALAGSTKAFSSYSGSPAERSGKSKPSWPQEPLRTRRVRNAMFAVASSALGAIPLLSILGAIIAAALLLRGQASLHESLLRLTLAVPVAALVWFGLNMLLVLVATRLLGIRLREGWHRVDSRIGWQVWATERLLDMARDLLFPIYASLFTPVWLRLLGAKVGRNVEASTVLLIPKMTTIGAGAFLADDTMVATYELGGGWMKVGRAKIGKRAFLGNSGIAGAGRRVPRNGLVAVLSATPAKAKAGTSWLGSPPVRLRRTAVASDDSLTYAPPLRLKFARALWEICRIVPVVVTVGVAALVLALLDFLAAEYGYLAAVLLSGAVMLAAGAVAATSAVVAKWLLVGPIRPGEHALWSSFIWRNEVVDTFIEMVCAPWFAHSAAGSPALVWWLRALGAKIGHGVWCESYWLPEADLVTLGDSSTVNRGTVVQTHLFHDRVMAIDTVELSAGSTMGPHGVILPAASLSEGATVGPGSLVMRGESVPPSSYWMGNPVQPWSQPRA, encoded by the coding sequence ATGGTTGGGCTCCATCGTCCTGGTCCGTCCCCTACAGGGGGCTGGGCCGAGCACCACTTCCAGAAAGCCACAGTGGAAACGACTCCCAGCATTGCCGACAATGGATCCACCGCCCCCTTGTTCCTGCCGCAGTACCCGGGCAGCGAATTGGCACCGAAGCCCCGCACCCTCATCGACATCCTTGAGGCCAGCGCGGCGGCCCACCCCGAAGCCCCCGCACTTGATGACGGCGAGCGCTCGCTGACCTACGCGGAACTGCTCGTGGCCGTCGACGAGATGGCCGGGCGTCTGCGCGCAGCCGGACTCGGCGCCGGGGACCACATCGGCATCCGCATCCCCTCGGGAACGCGCGAACTCTACATCGGCATCCTGGCCACGATGAGGATCGGCGCAGCCTACGTTCCCGTCGATGCCGACGATCCGGAGGAACGCGCCCAACTGGTCTTTTCCGAGGCCAAGGTCGCCGCGGTCGTGGGCGAAAAGGGCAAGATCACCTCCCTGCGCGAGACGGCAAACCCGGCGCCGGCCCGGGACGCCGCGCTGGGCGACGACGCCTGGATCATCTTCACCTCCGGATCCACCGGGACTCCCAAGGGCGTTGCCATCACGCAGCGCTCGGCGGCCGCCTTCGTCGACGCCGAGGCCAGGATCTTCCTGACAAGTGAGCCCCTGGGCGCCGAGGACCGCGTGCTTGCCGGCCTGTCCGTGGCCTTCGATGCCTCCTGCGAGGAAATGTGGCTGGCCTGGCGCCATGCCGCCTGCCTGGTGCCGGCCCCGCGTGCCCTGGTTCGTTCGGGCATGGACCTGGGTCCCTGGCTGGTGACCCGCGGGGTCACCGTGGTCTCCACCGTCCCCACCCTCGCAGCCCTCTGGCCGGCCGAGGCCCTGGAAAACGTGCGCCTGCTGATCTTCGGCGGCGAAGCCTGCCCGCCCGAGCTTGCCGCCCGCCTTGCGGTTCCGGGGCGCGAGGTCTGGAACACCTATGGTCCGACCGAAGCGACCGTTGTGGCCTGTGCCGCGCAGATGGACGGCATGGATCCGGTGCGCATCGGCCTGCCGCTCGAGGGCTGGGACCTTGCCGTCGTCGACGCCTCGGGCTTCCCCGTGGCCCCCGGTCAGAGCGGGGAACTGATCATCGGCGGCGTCGGACTCGGTCGCTACCTGGACCCGGCCAAGGACGCCGAGAAATACGCGCCCTTCGAAACCCTGGGCTGGGAGCGCGCCTACCGCTCGGGTGACCTGGTGCAGGCCGACCCCGAGGGTCTGGTCTTCCTGGGCCGGATGGACGAACAGGTCAAGCTCGGCGGCCGACGCATCGAATTGGGCGAAATCGATGCCGCTCTCCAGTCCCTGCCCGAGGTCTCCGGCGCCGCGGCAGCGGTGAAGACCACCGCCGCCGGAAACCAGATCCTCGTCGGCTACCTGGCCGCCGATCCCGCCTACGACACCTCGGCTGCGCGCGGGCGGCTGGCGGACATGCTTCCGGCACCGCTGATCCCGCTGCTGGCAATCGTCGACACCTTGCCCACCAAGACCAGCGGCAAGGTCGACCGCAACGCGCTGCCCTGGCCGCTGCCCGGAGCCACCGCCACCGGGCCCGAAGGGGTGCTGCCGGATCTCGGCCAGGACGCTGCATGGGTGATCGAGCAGTGGACCCGCGTGCTGGGGACCCCTGTCGGCAGCCTTGACACCGATTTCTTCGCCTCCGGCGGCGGTTCGCTCTCGGCCGCCCAGCTGGTCTCCGCCCTGCGCGTGCGCTACCGCACCGTCACGGTGGCCGAGATCTATTCCCACCCGCGCATCGGGTCCCTGCTCGAGGCCCTGGGAACCAGTTCCGGCGCCGAACCCGAGACCCGAATCGTCGAGCGCACCACCCGGCGCGCCCAGGTCTTCCAGACGCTGATGGGCATCCCCACCTTCATCCTGGTGGGCATGCGCTGGCTCGTGTACCTGGCCGCCGGCAACAACGTGCTCGGCGCCCTGGGGGTCTTCACCGACGCACCCAGGCTCTCCTGGTGGGCGGTGGCCGCCCTTTGGCTCGTCTTCGTCTCCTCCCCGGGGCGCATGGCGCTTTCGGTCATCGCGGCCCGGATGCTGCTACGCAATCTCAAGCCCGGGAACTACCCGCGCTCGGGCAAGGTGCACCTGCGGCTGTGGATGGCCCAGCAGATCGCCGATCTGGTTGATCCCGTCTCGCTCGGCAACGCGCACTGGATCCAGTTCTACGCCCGCGCCCTGGGCGCGAAGATCGGCGCCGACGTCCAGCTGCATTCGATCCCGCCGGTCACCGGCCTGCTCACCGTGGGCCGCGGCGCCAGCATCGAACCCGAGGTCGATCTCACCGGCTACTGGATCGACGGGGACCGTGTCCATGTGGGCACCGTCGAGGTCGGTGCCCAGGCCACGGTCGGGGCACGCAGCACGTTGATGCCCGGCTCCGTGGTCGCCGACGGGGTGGAGCTGGCAGCGGGCTCCGCCCTTGCCGGAAGCACCAAGGCCTTCTCCTCCTACTCCGGCTCCCCCGCAGAACGCAGCGGCAAGTCCAAGCCCTCCTGGCCGCAGGAACCGCTGCGTACCCGCCGGGTGCGCAACGCGATGTTCGCCGTGGCCTCCTCGGCCCTGGGCGCAATTCCCCTGCTCTCCATCCTGGGAGCCATCATCGCCGCTGCCCTGCTGCTGCGCGGCCAGGCCTCGCTGCACGAATCCCTGCTCCGGCTCACGCTGGCCGTCCCGGTGGCGGCACTGGTGTGGTTCGGCCTGAACATGCTGCTGGTGCTGGTGGCCACGCGCCTGCTGGGAATTCGCCTGCGCGAGGGCTGGCACCGGGTCGACAGCAGGATCGGCTGGCAGGTCTGGGCCACCGAACGCCTGCTGGACATGGCCCGCGACCTCCTCTTCCCCATTTACGCCTCGCTCTTCACACCCGTGTGGCTGCGCCTGCTCGGCGCCAAGGTCGGACGCAACGTCGAGGCCTCCACGGTGCTGCTGATCCCCAAGATGACCACCATCGGTGCCGGGGCCTTCCTGGCCGACGACACCATGGTCGCCACCTACGAACTCGGCGGCGGCTGGATGAAGGTGGGCCGGGCCAAGATCGGCAAACGCGCCTTCCTGGGCAACTCCGGCATCGCCGGAGCCGGGCGCCGCGTGCCGCGCAACGGCCTGGTCGCGGTGCTCTCGGCCACCCCCGCCAAGGCGAAGGCCGGGACCTCCTGGCTGGGCAGCCCGCCGGTGCGCCTGCGCCGCACCGCGGTGGCCTCGGATGACTCGCTCACCTATGCCCCGCCGCTGCGCCTGAAGTTTGCCCGCGCCCTGTGGGAAATCTGCCGGATCGTGCCCGTCGTGGTCACCGTTGGCGTCGCCGCGCTGGTGCTGGCGCTGCTTGACTTCCTGGCCGCCGAATACGGCTATCTGGCCGCGGTACTGCTCAGCGGCGCGGTGATGCTTGCCGCAGGTGCCGTCGCCGCCACCTCCGCGGTCGTCGCCAAGTGGCTGCTGGTGGGCCCCATCCGCCCGGGCGAACACGCCCTGTGGAGCTCCTTTATCTGGCGCAACGAGGTAGTTGACACGTTCATCGAAATGGTCTGCGCCCCGTGGTTCGCCCACTCCGCCGCCGGCTCCCCGGCCCTGGTCTGGTGGCTGCGGGCCCTGGGCGCGAAGATCGGCCACGGCGTCTGGTGCGAAAGCTACTGGCTGCCCGAGGCCGACCTGGTCACCCTCGGTGACTCCTCGACCGTCAACCGCGGCACGGTGGTCCAGACCCACCTCTTCCACGACCGGGTCATGGCAATTGATACGGTGGAACTCTCCGCTGGATCCACGATGGGCCCGCACGGGGTCATCCTGCCGGCGGCATCCCTGTCGGAAGGCGCCACCGTGGGCCCCGGTTCGCTGGTGATGCGCGGAGAATCCGTTCCCCCTTCAAGCTACTGGATGGGCAACCCCGTCCAACCCTGGAGCCAGCCGCGCGCATGA